In one Brevibacillus composti genomic region, the following are encoded:
- the fliG gene encoding flagellar motor switch protein FliG translates to MARGAKELSGRQKAAILLISLGPEVSAQVFKHLREDEIEQLTLEIANVRKVDTDEKDKILSEFHQIAVAQEVIAQGGITYAKEILQKALGETKAMDIINRLTANLQVRPFDFARKADPGQILNFIQNEHPQTIALVLSYLEPQQAAMILSALPQDRQAEVAKRIALMDSTSPEVITQVEQVLEQKLSATVTQDYTQAGGIEAIVAVLNGVDRGTERTILDSLEIQDPELAEEIKKRMFVFEDIATLDNRSIQRVIRDVENADLQLALKVASEEVREVIFRNMSKRMADTFKEEMEFMGPVRLRDVEEAQSRIVAIIRRLEEAGEIIIARGGGDDIIV, encoded by the coding sequence ATGGCTCGCGGCGCAAAAGAATTGTCCGGAAGACAGAAGGCTGCGATCCTGCTCATCTCTCTCGGGCCGGAGGTCTCCGCCCAGGTGTTCAAGCATCTGCGGGAGGATGAGATTGAGCAGCTTACGTTGGAGATCGCCAACGTACGAAAGGTAGACACCGACGAAAAAGACAAAATCCTGTCTGAATTTCATCAAATCGCGGTAGCCCAGGAAGTTATCGCACAGGGCGGGATTACCTACGCCAAGGAAATTCTGCAAAAGGCGCTGGGTGAAACCAAAGCGATGGATATTATCAATCGCCTCACCGCCAATCTGCAGGTTCGTCCATTTGACTTCGCCCGGAAAGCGGATCCCGGTCAGATTCTCAACTTCATCCAAAACGAGCATCCGCAGACCATCGCGCTCGTACTCTCGTATCTGGAGCCGCAGCAAGCAGCGATGATTCTCTCGGCGCTTCCACAGGACCGTCAGGCGGAAGTGGCCAAACGGATCGCCTTGATGGACAGCACATCGCCGGAGGTCATTACGCAGGTAGAGCAGGTGCTGGAGCAAAAGCTGTCTGCCACCGTTACGCAGGATTACACGCAGGCCGGCGGGATCGAAGCGATTGTGGCCGTGCTCAACGGGGTCGACCGCGGTACGGAGCGCACGATTTTGGATTCATTGGAAATTCAAGACCCGGAATTGGCAGAAGAAATCAAGAAGCGTATGTTTGTCTTCGAAGATATTGCGACGCTCGACAACCGGTCGATACAACGGGTCATCCGCGACGTGGAGAATGCAGACCTACAGCTTGCGCTTAAAGTGGCCAGCGAAGAAGTGCGAGAAGTTATCTTCCGCAACATGTCCAAACGAATGGCGGATACGTTCAAGGAAGAAATGGAGTTTATGGGGCCTGTCCGTCTGCGTGATGTCGAGGAAGCGCAGTCCCGTATTGTCGCGATCATTCGCCGCCTAGAAGAAGCAGGTGAGATCATCATCGCCCGCGGCGGAGGAGATGATATCATTGTCTAG
- the fliH gene encoding flagellar assembly protein FliH, producing the protein MISLSRIFKLSHYQTSEEAFLLSVKSPILQTVETAERLQENLENVKNAEEEAQIILQDAEETAQGLLLEAREQAEKIKRDAQAEMEEWWENKRNEAAVLFSQTEEEAREQGYKAGHQDGRQEAWEEVRNQVEEARSLLQFAFQEKGRIIAEAEPFLVELSIEIARKIIGQDLQTSPERVLDIVKSTLKRSRVHGEITVCVHQRHFPFIQEHREQLLAILDGQAELQIYPDHTVDEGGCVIRTPLGSVDARIDTQLTEIRQALLDLAKGSEEA; encoded by the coding sequence ATGATATCATTGTCTAGGATTTTCAAGCTGTCTCATTACCAAACTTCGGAAGAGGCATTTCTCCTCTCCGTGAAGTCTCCGATTTTACAGACGGTAGAGACTGCGGAAAGGTTGCAAGAAAATCTGGAAAATGTAAAAAATGCGGAAGAAGAAGCGCAAATCATTCTCCAGGATGCCGAAGAAACCGCGCAGGGACTGCTTCTGGAAGCCAGAGAGCAGGCGGAAAAAATAAAGCGGGATGCCCAGGCTGAAATGGAAGAATGGTGGGAGAACAAAAGAAATGAGGCAGCCGTTCTCTTTTCCCAGACAGAGGAAGAAGCGAGAGAACAAGGCTATAAGGCCGGTCATCAGGACGGAAGGCAAGAGGCCTGGGAAGAAGTGCGAAATCAGGTGGAAGAAGCACGCAGCCTTCTCCAGTTCGCCTTTCAGGAAAAAGGTAGAATCATCGCGGAAGCCGAGCCGTTTTTGGTAGAGCTGAGCATTGAAATAGCAAGAAAAATCATCGGGCAGGATCTGCAAACCTCCCCCGAACGCGTTCTCGACATCGTCAAAAGCACGCTGAAGCGTTCACGCGTACATGGAGAGATCACGGTCTGCGTGCACCAGCGCCACTTCCCGTTCATCCAGGAGCACAGGGAGCAGCTGCTCGCCATTCTCGACGGACAGGCTGAGCTGCAGATCTACCCCGATCATACTGTGGATGAAGGCGGCTGTGTCATCCGAACGCCGCTGGGCAGTGTGGACGCGCGGATCGATACCCAGCTCACGGAAATTCGCCAAGCGCTGCTTGATCTCGCCAAGGGAAGTGAGGAAGCATGA
- the fliI gene encoding flagellar protein export ATPase FliI, whose protein sequence is MTVLDLGKYRHVLQNIDPVRVNGKVTQVVGLTIESQGPEVKLGEICHIYASQSQEPIAAEVVGFRENKVLLMPLGELTAIGPGSDVVATGRSLHVKVGPEILGRILDGLGRPLQGQLPVGLASYPTNNMPPNPLLRPRIQEPLSVGVRAIDGLLTVGKGQRVGIFAGSGVGKSTLMGMIARNTTADINVIGLIGERGREVMEFIERDLGEEGLKRSVVVVATSDQPAMIRIKGAMIATSIAEYFRDRGLNVMLMMDSVTRFAMAQREIGLAIGEPPATRGYTPSVFALLPKLLERAGTADKGSITAFYTVLVDSDDMNDPIADAVRGILDGHIVLDRKIAHKGHFPAIDVMASVSRVMNEICTSEHLEAARQLKKHLAIHKEAEDLINIGAYKAGSNRDIDLAIRYRDVIRDFTAQGTHEPSDLHNTIKALITHFGGVN, encoded by the coding sequence ATGACGGTGCTCGATCTGGGAAAGTACAGACACGTCCTGCAAAACATCGATCCCGTCCGCGTCAACGGCAAGGTCACTCAGGTGGTGGGACTGACCATCGAGTCCCAAGGGCCGGAGGTAAAGCTGGGAGAAATTTGCCATATCTACGCCAGTCAGAGCCAGGAGCCAATCGCGGCAGAAGTGGTCGGCTTCCGTGAAAACAAGGTGCTGCTGATGCCGCTCGGTGAACTGACGGCAATCGGTCCGGGAAGCGATGTGGTCGCCACGGGACGCTCCCTCCACGTAAAAGTGGGGCCGGAGATTCTGGGACGCATCCTGGACGGGCTTGGCCGGCCGCTACAAGGGCAGCTGCCGGTGGGTCTGGCCTCCTACCCGACCAATAACATGCCGCCCAATCCGCTGCTTCGGCCCCGGATTCAGGAGCCGCTCAGCGTGGGGGTCAGGGCCATTGACGGACTGCTGACTGTGGGCAAAGGACAGCGCGTCGGGATATTCGCAGGCTCCGGCGTCGGCAAGAGCACGCTGATGGGCATGATCGCGCGCAATACGACGGCAGACATCAACGTCATCGGCTTGATCGGCGAGCGTGGACGCGAGGTCATGGAGTTTATCGAGCGTGATTTGGGGGAAGAGGGACTGAAGAGGTCCGTCGTCGTCGTGGCCACCTCCGATCAACCGGCGATGATCCGCATCAAAGGTGCGATGATCGCTACCTCCATCGCAGAGTATTTCCGCGATCGCGGGCTGAATGTCATGCTGATGATGGACTCGGTGACACGCTTCGCCATGGCCCAGCGGGAAATCGGCCTGGCGATCGGGGAGCCGCCCGCGACACGAGGGTATACCCCTTCTGTCTTTGCTCTGTTGCCAAAGCTGTTGGAGCGTGCCGGAACAGCAGACAAAGGGAGCATCACCGCTTTTTACACCGTGCTGGTAGACTCGGACGACATGAATGATCCGATCGCCGACGCGGTGCGCGGAATCCTGGACGGACACATCGTGCTGGACAGAAAAATAGCCCACAAAGGGCATTTTCCGGCAATCGACGTCATGGCCAGCGTGAGCCGCGTCATGAATGAGATTTGTACCAGCGAGCATCTGGAAGCGGCGCGTCAGCTCAAAAAACATCTGGCCATCCACAAAGAAGCGGAAGATTTGATCAACATCGGAGCTTACAAAGCGGGCAGCAACCGGGATATCGACCTGGCGATCCGCTACCGGGACGTCATTCGCGATTTTACCGCGCAGGGCACCCACGAGCCATCTGATCTCCATAACACGATCAAAGCGCTGATCACTCATTTTGGGGGAGTGAACTAG
- the fliJ gene encoding flagellar export protein FliJ produces MKVFQFHLQKVLDVKEKEKEQAEWAFGKSVQRKNEEEWKLGKLEGLREQATGMLHSAQSQSQTVSISRLMEIARYRESVDRSISRQKATLYGCEQEVERCQRRLTEQMKETQLWQKLRDKAQGQYLEALKQREQKEMDEIGTQLYLRKSN; encoded by the coding sequence TTGAAAGTATTCCAGTTTCATCTCCAGAAGGTATTGGACGTGAAGGAAAAAGAGAAGGAACAGGCGGAATGGGCTTTCGGCAAATCGGTTCAGCGTAAAAACGAAGAAGAGTGGAAGCTGGGCAAACTGGAAGGCCTTCGGGAGCAAGCGACCGGAATGCTCCACTCGGCTCAGAGCCAATCCCAAACGGTCAGCATCTCTAGGCTCATGGAGATCGCCCGCTACCGGGAATCGGTCGATCGCTCCATTTCACGGCAAAAGGCAACGCTTTACGGTTGCGAGCAAGAGGTGGAGCGGTGTCAGCGCCGCTTGACCGAACAGATGAAAGAGACACAGCTCTGGCAAAAGCTGCGCGACAAGGCGCAAGGACAGTATCTTGAAGCGCTGAAACAGCGGGAACAAAAAGAGATGGACGAGATTGGCACACAGCTCTATCTTCGCAAAAGCAACTGA
- a CDS encoding magnesium transporter MgtE N-terminal domain-containing protein produces MEEIQEEREYSRWEWLFYMIIIPALFATLLGGVFLSFLGVNVLGHVLGWANTVPYVEKLIPDDYAASSGEDKEANTEKQLQGLQEEQTKNQQTIASLTQEAEKKDSAIQALEKQVSDLQKLIEDKRTTEEERQKQYQELAKLYSTMSPKNAAAIVENLSLEEAVTVLKKMKADQQAGILAKMDPKKAADISILLKDSVVNKDDDIAALQERVQVLTKALSETRKDSSNIDALINTFSQMPAEDAAAIIRSLMGTNQNRAISILAGMSDDKRASILAAVVKEDTEKKENVAAKITSELLR; encoded by the coding sequence ATGGAAGAAATCCAAGAAGAACGGGAATACAGCAGGTGGGAATGGCTCTTTTATATGATTATCATCCCTGCTCTGTTTGCCACGCTCCTTGGGGGAGTCTTTCTCAGCTTTCTGGGTGTCAATGTCTTGGGACATGTGCTTGGTTGGGCAAACACCGTCCCCTACGTGGAAAAATTGATTCCCGATGATTATGCGGCAAGCAGTGGCGAAGACAAAGAGGCAAATACGGAAAAGCAGCTGCAAGGCTTGCAGGAAGAGCAGACCAAAAACCAGCAAACCATCGCCAGCTTGACGCAGGAAGCGGAAAAGAAAGACTCCGCCATCCAGGCGCTGGAGAAACAGGTGAGCGATCTGCAAAAGCTGATCGAGGACAAGCGTACCACAGAGGAAGAGCGGCAGAAGCAATACCAGGAATTGGCAAAACTTTATTCCACGATGTCTCCGAAAAACGCGGCGGCCATCGTCGAAAATTTAAGCCTGGAAGAAGCCGTCACCGTCCTGAAAAAGATGAAAGCCGATCAGCAGGCAGGCATTTTGGCCAAAATGGACCCGAAAAAAGCGGCAGACATCTCCATTCTGTTGAAAGATTCGGTCGTAAACAAGGATGATGACATTGCTGCCCTGCAAGAGCGGGTGCAGGTGCTGACTAAAGCCCTGAGCGAGACGCGCAAGGATTCGTCCAACATCGATGCGCTGATCAATACTTTTTCCCAAATGCCTGCCGAGGATGCCGCAGCGATCATTCGCTCTCTGATGGGCACGAATCAAAACCGGGCCATCTCGATTCTGGCCGGCATGTCCGATGACAAGCGGGCATCGATCCTGGCAGCCGTCGTGAAAGAAGACACCGAGAAGAAAGAGAATGTCGCGGCGAAGATTACCAGCGAGTTGCTTCGATAA
- a CDS encoding flagellar hook-length control protein FliK: MNVANLTPPVGPVAPAAGALNAVGTAGEQAYGSLGNLFAMQMTAVLDNMQAADEVNGLASGGELIGEDMAEMSEWLLLLQQFLSLTPQEQQEAAAQLTEKADRLPELLSKLPQPQPVTGDQADNLLAAFTQRGIPQATGEKLAAFLTALSQANQQQMGQNLLAKPGMQAEEILQQLGIQLPRVEKGQAEQKKPFATLLQASQENADANKQSALLQQTQRTNLQQTLQPMRFTQALASYQAEAGLQSKLTMPAAAAPSVDLSGSEPDANILPGQIGQPAWFEGAATRTTGPLAAHPVQAHQFSQQVTQLFVKQMKLTEVNGVHEARLILYPQSLGQVDVKITSHNGMITAQFHAETAAGKELLDNQLSQLRAALTQQGLQVDRLEVNQQPQQSALSFQQQQRERQQQQQENENRQKQTQDETEFSLEDLLSKSEEAISRIGRSR, translated from the coding sequence ATGAATGTAGCGAATCTGACCCCTCCGGTTGGTCCCGTGGCTCCGGCAGCAGGCGCGCTGAATGCCGTTGGAACCGCAGGAGAGCAAGCGTACGGCTCGCTCGGCAATCTGTTCGCCATGCAAATGACGGCGGTCCTGGATAACATGCAGGCTGCCGATGAGGTGAACGGGCTTGCCAGCGGCGGAGAGCTGATTGGCGAGGATATGGCGGAAATGTCGGAATGGCTGCTCCTGCTCCAACAGTTTCTCAGCCTGACTCCCCAAGAACAGCAAGAAGCCGCGGCCCAGCTGACGGAGAAAGCGGATCGGCTCCCGGAGCTGTTGTCCAAGCTGCCCCAGCCCCAGCCTGTTACCGGAGATCAAGCGGATAACCTGCTTGCTGCGTTCACTCAGCGGGGAATCCCGCAGGCAACAGGAGAAAAGTTGGCGGCCTTTCTGACCGCGCTCTCCCAGGCGAATCAGCAGCAAATGGGACAGAACCTATTGGCGAAGCCGGGCATGCAAGCCGAGGAAATCCTTCAGCAGTTGGGGATTCAGCTGCCCCGCGTAGAAAAAGGGCAGGCAGAGCAGAAGAAGCCGTTTGCCACGCTTCTCCAAGCCAGCCAGGAGAATGCCGATGCCAACAAGCAATCCGCACTTCTCCAGCAGACGCAGCGGACTAATCTGCAGCAAACGCTTCAACCGATGCGTTTCACTCAGGCACTGGCGAGCTATCAGGCAGAAGCCGGCCTGCAGTCCAAACTCACGATGCCGGCAGCAGCAGCACCGTCCGTCGATTTGTCTGGATCGGAGCCTGATGCCAATATCTTGCCTGGGCAGATCGGACAGCCTGCATGGTTCGAGGGTGCAGCGACCAGAACGACTGGACCGCTTGCCGCGCATCCGGTGCAAGCCCATCAGTTCAGCCAGCAGGTCACGCAATTGTTCGTGAAGCAGATGAAGCTCACCGAAGTAAATGGCGTGCACGAGGCCAGATTGATCCTGTACCCGCAATCCCTGGGCCAGGTAGACGTCAAGATCACTTCGCATAACGGGATGATTACGGCGCAATTCCATGCGGAAACAGCTGCCGGAAAAGAACTGCTCGACAACCAGCTCTCCCAATTGCGAGCAGCTTTGACCCAGCAGGGCTTGCAGGTGGATCGCCTGGAAGTGAACCAGCAGCCGCAACAATCGGCCTTGTCCTTCCAGCAGCAGCAGCGCGAACGCCAGCAACAGCAGCAGGAAAACGAGAATCGACAAAAGCAAACGCAGGATGAAACGGAGTTTTCCCTGGAAGACCTCTTGAGCAAGAGCGAAGAGGCGATCAGCAGAATCGGGCGGTCCCGTTAG
- a CDS encoding TIGR02530 family flagellar biosynthesis protein, with the protein MKTFHIGQTYFPVKPSQTAPLRPGSTAPSGKAFRDYLADSIEQTRGNRTLTFSQHALNRLQESGITLDESKLDRLASGLKKAADKGARESLIMMDNVAYVVSIQNQKVITAVDDKRMRDNVFTNIDSAVFV; encoded by the coding sequence ATGAAGACGTTTCACATCGGGCAGACCTACTTTCCTGTCAAACCGAGTCAAACGGCTCCCCTGCGGCCGGGCAGCACGGCGCCTAGCGGCAAAGCTTTTCGCGATTACCTGGCTGACTCAATTGAACAAACCAGGGGTAACCGGACACTTACATTCAGCCAGCACGCGTTGAACCGGCTGCAGGAGTCGGGCATCACGCTGGATGAGTCCAAGCTCGACCGTTTGGCAAGCGGCCTCAAAAAAGCTGCTGACAAAGGGGCGAGGGAGTCGCTGATCATGATGGATAATGTGGCGTACGTCGTCAGCATCCAGAATCAAAAGGTCATAACTGCCGTCGATGACAAACGAATGAGAGACAATGTTTTTACCAATATTGACAGTGCTGTTTTTGTATAA
- the flgG gene encoding flagellar basal body rod protein FlgG: protein MLRSMYSGISGLRGFQTKLDVIGNNIANVNTVGFKKGRVMFQDILSQNIAGATGPDDGGGRGGVNPMQVGLGTQMASIDTVFSAGSPMTTNLPTDLSIEGDGFFMVTPDDGTTFYYTRAGNFTRDSQGFLVNPQGMKLVDSGGGTIQIPLDTYASYSIGKDGVITTVDDTGALDTPFTIGVMMFNNPGGLKKIGNSLYEYTLNAGAFDDAPDTPIDATTAGVSIISGQLEMSNVDLSEEFTEMIVAQRGFQANSRIITTSDSVLEELVNLKR, encoded by the coding sequence ATGCTTCGTTCCATGTATTCTGGAATTTCTGGCTTGCGCGGTTTCCAGACCAAGCTGGATGTGATCGGAAACAACATTGCCAACGTCAACACGGTTGGGTTTAAGAAAGGCCGAGTAATGTTCCAGGACATTCTCAGCCAGAATATCGCCGGCGCTACGGGACCCGATGACGGCGGGGGCAGAGGCGGTGTCAACCCGATGCAGGTAGGACTTGGTACGCAAATGGCTTCGATTGACACGGTATTTTCGGCCGGAAGCCCGATGACGACGAACCTGCCTACGGACCTGTCCATTGAGGGCGATGGCTTTTTCATGGTAACCCCTGACGATGGCACGACCTTCTATTACACACGGGCCGGCAATTTTACCCGGGACTCCCAGGGCTTTCTGGTAAACCCGCAGGGCATGAAGCTGGTGGACAGCGGCGGCGGGACGATCCAGATTCCATTGGATACCTACGCATCCTATTCGATCGGGAAAGACGGCGTCATTACGACTGTGGATGATACAGGTGCGCTGGATACTCCTTTCACCATCGGGGTCATGATGTTTAACAACCCAGGCGGACTGAAGAAGATTGGGAACTCCCTCTATGAATACACGCTGAACGCCGGAGCGTTCGACGATGCGCCGGATACGCCGATTGACGCGACGACAGCGGGCGTCAGCATTATCTCCGGACAACTGGAGATGTCCAACGTCGATCTGTCCGAGGAGTTTACGGAAATGATCGTCGCGCAGCGCGGCTTCCAAGCGAACTCGCGGATTATCACGACTTCTGATTCCGTTCTGGAAGAGTTGGTCAACCTGAAACGTTAA
- a CDS encoding flagellar FlbD family protein, translated as MIQLTRFNGAQFYLNATHIETVESTPDTVITLLTGKKHIVRETAEEVIARILQFYQQAFPAYTPPRMPDDDSIE; from the coding sequence ATGATCCAATTAACCCGATTTAACGGCGCCCAGTTTTATTTGAACGCGACGCATATCGAGACGGTAGAGTCCACTCCGGATACGGTTATCACCTTGCTTACGGGGAAGAAGCACATTGTGAGGGAAACGGCAGAGGAAGTGATAGCACGGATCCTGCAGTTCTACCAGCAAGCGTTTCCGGCATATACGCCGCCGCGCATGCCGGATGACGATTCCATTGAATAG
- a CDS encoding flagellar basal body-associated FliL family protein has translation MFQNRLFNMALIIIIAISLLGVISFVLWQTYLSPAAQTASKEEATEVKTLSAKEMQEYSVDTGEITTNLLTKNYIIVRFTITADSKGSKEELEQRLPQVNQIIIKTLAGLEPDDIKGTEGINKLEAKIMNEISTLMQEGKIIQVITTKQLLS, from the coding sequence ATGTTTCAAAATCGATTGTTCAACATGGCCCTAATTATCATTATCGCGATATCGCTTCTGGGAGTCATCTCGTTTGTGCTCTGGCAAACCTATCTCTCCCCGGCTGCTCAGACAGCAAGCAAAGAGGAGGCTACCGAAGTCAAGACGCTTTCGGCCAAGGAGATGCAAGAGTATTCGGTTGACACGGGAGAGATCACGACGAACCTGCTTACCAAAAACTACATCATCGTCCGCTTTACGATTACCGCAGACAGCAAGGGTTCCAAGGAAGAGCTGGAGCAGCGGCTGCCGCAGGTCAACCAGATCATCATCAAGACCCTGGCCGGACTGGAGCCGGATGACATCAAGGGGACCGAAGGGATCAACAAGCTGGAAGCGAAGATCATGAATGAAATCAGCACGCTGATGCAGGAAGGCAAAATTATCCAAGTCATTACGACGAAACAGCTATTGTCCTAA
- the fliM gene encoding flagellar motor switch protein FliM: MAEVLSQSEIDALLAALSSGEMDANELKKEETERRVKVYDFKRALRFSKDQIRGLTRIHENYARLLTTYFSAQLRTFVQITVASVDQLPYDEFIRSIPKMTILNIFEAPPLEGRMVLEVNPNIAYTMLDRLLGGQGVILDKMGALTEIETTVMERIFGKALDTFHEAWKQIIELDPYMEGLEMNPQFMQIVSPNEIVAVISFSTKIGDTTGMINLCLPHVVLEPIMSKLSGQYWFSKQKKTRDEEERLRVEERVKSASLSIIAELGTASITVGDFLQLQPGDVIQLDHLVENKLKIRVGDQVKFLGQPGTQKGRVAVQIDEVLEEGEENDE; encoded by the coding sequence ATGGCCGAGGTTCTCTCACAAAGTGAGATTGACGCGCTGTTGGCAGCCCTCTCCTCGGGAGAGATGGATGCCAACGAGCTGAAAAAGGAAGAAACGGAAAGACGGGTTAAAGTATACGACTTTAAGCGGGCACTGCGATTTTCCAAGGATCAGATTCGGGGATTGACGCGCATTCACGAAAACTACGCAAGGTTGTTAACCACCTATTTTTCAGCTCAGCTTCGTACCTTCGTGCAAATAACAGTTGCCTCCGTCGACCAATTGCCGTACGACGAATTTATTCGCTCCATTCCGAAAATGACCATTCTCAACATCTTCGAAGCGCCGCCGCTGGAAGGTCGAATGGTGTTGGAGGTCAATCCCAACATCGCCTACACGATGCTGGACCGGCTTCTCGGGGGACAGGGCGTGATTCTCGACAAGATGGGGGCGCTGACCGAGATTGAGACAACCGTGATGGAGCGGATCTTTGGCAAAGCCCTCGATACGTTCCACGAGGCATGGAAGCAAATCATCGAGCTGGATCCGTACATGGAAGGGCTGGAGATGAATCCGCAGTTCATGCAGATCGTCTCGCCAAACGAAATCGTGGCGGTTATCTCGTTTAGTACGAAGATTGGCGATACCACCGGGATGATTAACCTGTGCTTGCCTCATGTGGTTCTGGAGCCAATCATGTCGAAGCTGTCCGGACAGTACTGGTTTTCCAAACAGAAAAAAACGCGGGATGAGGAAGAACGTCTCCGGGTGGAGGAACGGGTAAAATCGGCGAGCCTGTCGATCATCGCGGAGCTGGGTACAGCCTCCATTACCGTGGGAGATTTCTTGCAGCTTCAGCCGGGAGATGTCATTCAGCTGGATCATCTCGTGGAGAACAAATTGAAGATTCGAGTAGGCGATCAAGTGAAGTTCCTGGGACAGCCCGGCACGCAAAAAGGACGTGTTGCGGTGCAGATCGACGAAGTCCTTGAGGAAGGGGAGGAAAACGATGAGTAG